The Melitaea cinxia chromosome 22, ilMelCinx1.1, whole genome shotgun sequence genome segment atttatattttatctttataattttttaattacttttttatttttgattttttatatttatttatattttttattattgtcggtaaaaaaatattattcatattttataaatatgtaattcgtatttaaatatgatttccaaaaaacgcGATTTGCTAAAAATACccagctaagctcggtcacacagctacttaaaataataatagaattgaTGACTGTTTATTGCTATCTAATTAATGCTAATGTATATTACCTTTCGTCCGTTATTACAGTTTCGATGGCATGTTTCAGTTTGTCTTCAGTTAAAAAGTCAATATCAAGTTTCATACCGATACCATGCTTGATATACTTTTCAGCATTATACCATTGATCGGTAAACATAGGTATAGCAACAAGCGGCACACCAGCAGTGATAGCTTCATCCGTAGATTGAAGTCCAGCTTGTGTGACAAACAGCTTTATTTTGGGATGTCCTGTAAAGTATTTGTTATGTTTGTGTAAAACTTTAAATCAATTTCAGTATCCAGATATTTATCTCCAAAAACCTCACTCAATAAATCCGATTGTGGTAGCCATttggatattttaatattatccgATTTCCCTGGCAGCTCGTCCTGATCCCATTTCCATAAAACATCATAGGGTAACTTAGATAATACGTTCACTATAATTTGAACTGTTTCTGGTTCAAACATTCTTGCCAATATATTGGTTCCAAAACTCACGTAGATAACACCACGTGTCGACGAGTCCAAGTACGTATTTAGATCctgtaaagtaaatatattcatattttcataGAAACACACCTATCACAACAATATATTCACTATTTTTACAAGTTGTTGACAAACCTTTGGTAGTTCCTTTTCAGGTGATTGATGAATTCCACCCGTAAATATAACACCGGGTGGTACAGGCTGATTGTCTGCCCAGATAGGATGAATATTGAGAAACAACATATGCACATTGTTATATAATTCTTCTAAAGTTGGAACATCTGATCCAAAATCTTGTTTCAACATTTCGTGCACATAAAATTGATTCAAATAGTTTGCATATTCATTCATATAGTGATATCGTAGGAAATCAAGCTTTTCCCACAAAGTAagattataaattttcatttgaaaGATATACGGATACAAAACTGGGTGTGTCAGAGTACCCATTATGTCATGGTAATTATATATAGCTCCAAATGGACTAGTTATAACTACCGGTGCTTTAAAAATGTGCGACAAAACAAGTGCAGGGCGCATAACAGCCTCGATTAATATTAGGTCAAATGTATTGTTCTTGTTTGTTATGAGTTCTTGAACTTGTGGCGTTTGTACCTGGATGTGAAAAAGACTTGAGAATATTTGCAGTCCATCTCTCATTTCTGCAAATGTTTGATGTTTCATAGCACCAGCCTTGTATTTAGATTGAAAAGTTTTCTGGAAAAGCGCGTAAGATACATCATGAACAtcgatttctttaaaatttgcTGGTCCATTTCCTTTGGGAAACGCTGGATCTGTTGTAATCACTGTCACTTCATGACCCTTTTTAGCAAGTTCCTGAGTTATTTTACGAAATACAATTTGATGACTTAGGGACGGCATTGGAAACACTCCTAGAATTTTTGCCGCCTCCGTCGTTACAAACAAGAACgacaaaaataatactaaaattttgtGACACATTTTTATGACTGCTACCTAATCTAAAATAGTAACAAGACTGAATGATTCTGTAAAGTATGGTTAATTTATAACACGATTATCTATTGATAGCGTTATTTAAAAGATAGTAGTGCCTACTACAATTTTCAatctaatataaatttaattaactctTACGTGTggtttaaaacaatattaagtaggtacataGCTTTTTATCAAGGACTAGCAGCCCGCTCTGCCTTCGTTTAGGTATTTAACAGAAATTAAGActtataatacacacacacataaacccTTCTATTTGCGTCAGTTtactaaagaaataaaattgttaagaaACGGCCGTATCCCAGTGACGGCTAAATCGCATAAGGCTAGCTGAGCAGGGAGAGAGACGACCACGCCACTTTTTTCTAATACTTACATTCAAACTCGTTGTCTTTCGAATCGAATGtcaaaattgaataattcaaaaaattatttaaaggtaTTGAAGCAGTCTTGAATatgaagtaatttattttgacaaGGATTAATACCAAGATAAAGAGCCTTTTCTAGCAGCggaatttcaattaaatttttaaaattaaatgacaatTATTGTGGCATAACTTTAATAGTTAAACATTTTTGTCGTGGcactttttgtaaataatgatgTGTTCTGCAGAGTCGTACTACATTAAAAGTTATCGCAGTTCACGCGATGTAAAGAATATTTTCGGCAATTTTTTTACACCTTGGGTTACATTGTTGGAGTTTTCGTTAGGATctcaaatttttttgaaaataaaatataccctatgtcgaccgcggatagtgtagtttccctagaatgaaaaaaaaattcaaatcggTTCCATAGTtttggagcctattcaatgcaaacaaacaaacaaacaatcatgATACTGAGTGAGTATGTTACACATAGCCTACCACAGCagcagggctattctgtaaataacaatttcgatatcgagcttcacctgagtgacagcgctcacttcgaaagcgaacccacttcaccttggtttggaattctgtaaacattccgtaTGCACAAGCGATGTaaagtgagtgtcgaatcgaagagcggcaatttagagctgtgtttattttatcgatattcttttcttatgactttattttagaatatgtgcatgaagtcaagtgtcgaatcaagtctcgaattgtgatgtgtgaagcgataaatccccttacagaataccgaattcatactattaaatgtcaacgttctcacgcaacagggttcgactcgtcgccgcactcacaagtgtggcgctacgggactgtcgagttttaatgaatacgaatttgatatctcaccgcggattccgctatcgagacacgaaaatgttcttacagaatagcactacagATCGCTGCATCAGCATGCTTGCATATACATTGCACTCGGTACCTACGACCTACATAGAGTTCACATTAAACAAGCTCagcaattatatataatagtaattgaAATTGtgatttaatttctttattttttttaataaacttaaaaaaataattataaatttaatttgcataTTTTTGATCCTGCGGCTTTTCCCATCGTAATTAGTATACAGTCTTCAATCAATCAACGAATaatgtaacttaaaatataacattacacTAAAGCTTAGCATATGCTATTGCTGTGatagaattaaatatatttttatttctaattttattggTTGTATGAAACGTGGAGATAAATAGAAGGTTTAGAAAATAACTACTTtaacgaaatatttataaaaataaatcatattttaattcgtactaatttatttttgtgttacacaaacaaaaaaaaaaaaaaattaaaaaaaaagttttaaatcatattttactAATCATTTGTTTAATTAGATTAAATAGGCAACTGAAGATCTAATACTGCTTCTggatttttatcttatataattatcacagatataaataattgtaataaaaatttcatcttATAGCACGttgaacttaaaaattattaataagttttttagtaAGAAAAACATAATAACTTGGAGATTTACTTTAAACCTTCTATGTCggacagcagttggatgttttaCAGAAATTACAGTTACACAGAGTATTTACAGAAATTAGTATTATTGATAGGAATATTGCTATTTAGCTATCATTTCACTATTATCAAACTTATACAACACGAAGTGTAAACAAACTTGTATTCTATTACTAGTGATTAACAAGTTAACTATAAATATACACTATCTcttaaataatttctattagACGTAAAGCATAACTTGATTGACTGTTGGGAATCCAAGTATATTATGgcaatttatctataaaataaaaatgagtcgctgaatgtgttgctaagcgcaaaactcgagaacggttggaccgatttcgctaattctttttttaaaatattccttgaagtacgaggatggttcttacggagagaaaaattctaaaaaaaaaaattttaatttcctgaaaaagtctaaaaacaacacttttctatactcccatacaaaagatttgtgataatacttaaaagtcaatttgaactttaataccatacgataaagtttgtgttaggcgatacgaagttcgccgggtcagctagtaaatgtataaaaacaa includes the following:
- the LOC123664456 gene encoding UDP-glycosyltransferase UGT5-like — its product is MCHKILVLFLSFLFVTTEAAKILGVFPMPSLSHQIVFRKITQELAKKGHEVTVITTDPAFPKGNGPANFKEIDVHDVSYALFQKTFQSKYKAGAMKHQTFAEMRDGLQIFSSLFHIQVQTPQVQELITNKNNTFDLILIEAVMRPALVLSHIFKAPVVITSPFGAIYNYHDIMGTLTHPVLYPYIFQMKIYNLTLWEKLDFLRYHYMNEYANYLNQFYVHEMLKQDFGSDVPTLEELYNNVHMLFLNIHPIWADNQPVPPGVIFTGGIHQSPEKELPKDLNTYLDSSTRGVIYVSFGTNILARMFEPETVQIIVNVLSKLPYDVLWKWDQDELPGKSDNIKISKWLPQSDLLRHPKIKLFVTQAGLQSTDEAITAGVPLVAIPMFTDQWYNAEKYIKHGIGMKLDIDFLTEDKLKHAIETVITDESYRRNIIKLRDIMHDQPETPLERAIWWLEYAIRHGGAKQLRAPTANISMAEYFELQLVLIVLSIAVTALILLIVT